In one window of Saprospiraceae bacterium DNA:
- a CDS encoding acetyl-CoA carboxylase biotin carboxylase subunit, with product MRKILIANRGEIAVRIIKTAKKMGIKTVAVFSDADTHALHTQLADEAYLIGEAASRDSYLRMDRIADVTRKSGADAIHPGYGFLSENPEFAKKLEVEGIRFIGPSAHSMLQMGSKIKAKQLARKLNVPLVPGTDEPIKDITSAKKIAEQTGYPLLIKASAGGGGKGMRLVTKPEDLETQLKSASSEALASFGDGAVFIEKQILSPRHIEIQILTDQYGNGVYLFERECSIQRRHQKIIEEAPSTCLDPILRDKMGTDALKLALACGYVGAGTVEFLVDENLHYYFLEMNTRLQVEHPVTEMITGLDLVQLQIEIAEGKTLPFKQSDLQIHGHSIELRICAEDPLNNFLPSIGQLRTYQIPMGEGIRVDHGYLEGMEIPLHYDPLIAKLIVHAKNRKEAIHKLKTAIESYEIDGIETTLDYGTFVLNHPEFISGNFDTSFVAKNTDQFLSFIKDDCDNEAYAMMGLKIYLEEINKITISPTKTKNWYSQRKEL from the coding sequence ATTCGTAAAATACTGATAGCAAACCGGGGAGAAATTGCAGTAAGGATTATTAAAACTGCAAAAAAAATGGGCATCAAAACCGTTGCGGTGTTCAGCGATGCCGATACACATGCATTACACACCCAACTCGCAGATGAAGCTTACCTGATTGGCGAAGCAGCTTCAAGAGATTCCTATCTGAGGATGGATAGAATCGCCGATGTAACAAGAAAAAGCGGAGCAGACGCCATACATCCGGGTTATGGATTTCTTAGCGAGAATCCCGAATTTGCAAAAAAACTTGAAGTAGAAGGGATCCGTTTCATAGGCCCATCCGCGCATTCGATGTTGCAAATGGGATCCAAGATCAAGGCCAAGCAACTTGCCAGAAAACTTAATGTGCCTCTGGTACCAGGTACTGACGAACCCATAAAAGATATAACATCAGCAAAAAAAATAGCAGAACAAACCGGATATCCTTTATTAATTAAAGCTTCTGCAGGAGGCGGAGGAAAAGGCATGAGGCTGGTCACCAAACCAGAAGATCTGGAAACACAATTAAAATCAGCTTCCAGTGAAGCCCTCGCTTCTTTTGGAGATGGCGCGGTCTTTATTGAAAAACAAATTCTAAGTCCCAGACATATTGAAATTCAAATTCTCACAGATCAATATGGAAATGGTGTTTATCTCTTCGAACGGGAATGCAGTATACAAAGACGACATCAAAAAATCATAGAAGAAGCACCATCGACTTGTCTTGATCCAATTCTCAGAGATAAGATGGGCACAGATGCCTTAAAGCTGGCATTGGCTTGTGGGTATGTTGGGGCCGGAACCGTTGAATTTCTGGTCGATGAAAACTTGCACTATTATTTCCTGGAAATGAATACCCGCTTACAGGTAGAGCATCCGGTAACCGAGATGATCACCGGATTGGATCTTGTGCAATTGCAGATTGAAATTGCAGAAGGAAAGACCCTTCCCTTTAAGCAATCTGATCTTCAGATCCATGGGCACAGCATTGAACTCAGAATTTGCGCAGAAGATCCACTCAATAATTTCCTTCCTTCCATCGGACAACTCCGAACTTACCAAATTCCAATGGGAGAAGGGATCCGGGTAGATCACGGATACCTGGAAGGCATGGAAATACCGCTGCATTATGATCCGCTGATCGCGAAACTCATTGTACACGCTAAAAATCGCAAAGAAGCCATACACAAACTAAAAACAGCAATTGAAAGTTACGAAATTGATGGCATCGAAACCACCCTCGATTATGGCACATTTGTATTGAACCATCCTGAATTTATTTCGGGGAATTTCGACACCTCGTTTGTTGCCAAAAACACGGATCAGTTTTTATCATTCATTAAAGATGATTGCGACAACGAAGCATACGCCATGATGGGCTTAAAAATCTATCTGGAAGAAATTAATAAAATTACGATTTCACCAACCAAGACTAAAAATTGGTATTCTCAAAGGAAAGAACTCTGA
- the scpA gene encoding methylmalonyl-CoA mutase, which produces MLELKKILSRTLQTDFENKIPQEQLFVSAESIPIYAFAREVESDPQHKFFVSGIPPYLRGPYASMYVNQPWTIRQYAGFSNAKESNLFYRRNLAAGQKGLSVAFDLATHRGYDSDHPRVSGDVGKAGVAIDSIEDMKVLFDGIPLGEISVSMTMNGAVIPIMAFYIATALEQGVELGKLSGTIQNDILKEFMVRNTYIYPPEASLRIIGDIFSYCSRHMPKFNCISVSGYHMQEAGAGADIELAFTLADGLEYVRTGMAAGLDVDDFAPRISFFWGIGMNFFMEIAKMRAARRLWSELIAELQPKNPKSLALRTHCQTSGWSLTAQDPLNNISRTTIEALSAILGGTQSLHTNSLDEAIALPTVFSAKIARDTQIYLQSKTLLTKAVDAFGGSYYVEYLTTQLYHRAKILIREIEEEGGITKAIMKGLPKMRIEAAAAKKQAAIDSGKEQIIGVNVFRSESKMDFDILEIDTDLVKKEQLARLEQIKKTRDASRVELTLQQLEDVARNQQGNILEKAIEAAKARATLGEISYALEKVFGRYVAQTKIATGVYLRNFANTEIIDKVRSLSDKFTDLDGRRPRILVTKLGQDGHDRGARIIATGFADLGFDVDMGPLFQTPPEAAKQAIENDVHIIGISTLAAGHKTLLPELIQSLRAQNASDILVIVGGVIPDADIPFLLESGVSAVFGPGTSVTEAAMKTLEILISKNYPGV; this is translated from the coding sequence ATGCTTGAGCTAAAAAAAATATTAAGCAGGACTCTCCAAACGGATTTTGAAAATAAAATTCCGCAAGAACAGTTGTTCGTATCCGCAGAATCCATCCCGATATATGCTTTTGCCAGGGAGGTCGAATCAGACCCTCAGCATAAATTTTTTGTGTCGGGTATCCCCCCTTATCTCCGCGGACCCTATGCAAGCATGTATGTCAATCAACCCTGGACAATCAGGCAGTATGCAGGCTTTTCTAATGCAAAAGAAAGCAATCTATTTTACAGACGAAATCTCGCTGCCGGACAGAAGGGCTTATCTGTAGCTTTTGATCTGGCAACACACCGTGGGTATGATTCAGACCACCCCAGGGTAAGTGGAGATGTAGGCAAAGCGGGAGTTGCCATCGATTCCATTGAGGACATGAAAGTTTTATTCGATGGAATTCCATTAGGCGAAATTTCTGTTTCCATGACCATGAATGGTGCTGTAATTCCCATCATGGCCTTCTATATAGCCACAGCTTTGGAACAGGGAGTTGAACTCGGGAAATTAAGCGGCACCATCCAGAATGATATTCTCAAAGAATTCATGGTCCGCAATACCTATATCTATCCTCCTGAAGCATCCTTGCGCATCATAGGTGATATTTTTTCATATTGCTCCAGGCATATGCCAAAATTCAACTGCATTAGTGTTAGTGGTTACCATATGCAGGAAGCGGGTGCGGGAGCAGACATCGAATTAGCCTTTACCCTGGCAGACGGTCTTGAATATGTTCGGACCGGTATGGCAGCCGGTTTGGATGTCGACGACTTTGCACCCCGGATTTCTTTTTTTTGGGGAATTGGAATGAATTTCTTTATGGAAATTGCCAAAATGCGTGCAGCACGTAGGCTTTGGTCTGAGCTTATCGCTGAATTGCAACCAAAAAATCCAAAATCGCTGGCTTTAAGAACTCATTGCCAGACTTCCGGATGGAGCCTGACCGCTCAAGATCCATTGAATAATATTTCCAGAACAACCATTGAAGCTTTATCTGCAATTCTGGGAGGAACGCAATCATTGCACACCAATTCACTGGACGAAGCCATTGCGCTGCCTACGGTTTTTTCAGCAAAAATCGCCAGAGATACACAAATATACCTTCAGTCAAAAACGCTCCTGACTAAAGCTGTGGATGCTTTTGGCGGATCGTATTATGTCGAATATCTCACAACACAATTGTACCATCGGGCGAAAATCCTGATACGCGAAATCGAAGAGGAAGGAGGCATCACCAAGGCCATTATGAAGGGCCTTCCAAAAATGAGGATTGAAGCTGCGGCTGCAAAAAAACAGGCGGCAATCGATTCTGGAAAAGAACAAATCATTGGTGTCAATGTATTTCGCTCTGAAAGCAAAATGGACTTTGATATACTCGAAATAGATACCGATTTGGTAAAGAAGGAACAATTGGCACGACTGGAACAAATCAAAAAAACAAGGGATGCGTCTCGCGTTGAATTAACTTTGCAACAACTCGAAGATGTTGCCCGCAATCAGCAAGGCAATATTCTCGAAAAAGCAATTGAAGCGGCCAAAGCCCGTGCAACTCTGGGTGAAATCAGTTATGCTCTGGAAAAGGTTTTTGGCAGGTATGTTGCACAAACGAAAATAGCTACCGGCGTGTACCTCAGAAATTTTGCCAATACAGAAATCATCGATAAGGTGAGATCCCTCTCAGATAAATTTACAGACCTGGATGGAAGACGGCCCCGAATTCTGGTAACCAAACTTGGGCAGGATGGGCATGACCGGGGTGCAAGAATCATCGCCACAGGTTTTGCCGATCTGGGTTTTGATGTCGATATGGGCCCTTTATTTCAAACACCCCCGGAAGCCGCAAAACAGGCTATTGAAAACGATGTTCACATCATTGGAATTTCAACACTTGCTGCTGGTCATAAAACGCTGCTCCCGGAATTGATCCAGTCATTGCGTGCTCAAAACGCATCAGACATCCTTGTTATAGTGGGTGGTGTCATCCCAGATGCAGACATTCCATTTTTACTGGAATCAGGTGTTTCTGCCGTATTTGGTCCCGGCACTTCAGTAACCGAAGCTGCCATGAAAACACTGGAAATTTTAATCTCAAAAAATTACCCTGGAGTCTAA
- a CDS encoding acetyl-CoA carboxylase biotin carboxyl carrier protein subunit, which yields MNAKKNSGFRVHCDGQSFDFDMDHTNLCDLHSLVNNKYQLRIENSHFNAQLLESDPQNGIIKLKIGRKKKVIRIENPLAQLIGELGFNKTHSMYDDALVAPMPGLVLDILVKPGQKIEKGDHLITLEAMKMENILRSQHSGIVREISVEKSDKVEKNQTLILFESSEDAH from the coding sequence ATGAATGCTAAAAAGAATTCCGGTTTCAGAGTCCATTGTGATGGACAATCCTTCGATTTTGACATGGATCACACCAATTTATGTGATCTGCATAGTCTGGTAAATAATAAATACCAGTTACGAATCGAAAATTCACATTTCAATGCCCAATTATTAGAGTCTGACCCCCAAAATGGGATTATCAAGCTCAAAATTGGACGTAAGAAAAAGGTCATCAGAATTGAAAATCCACTTGCTCAGCTCATTGGAGAATTGGGATTCAACAAAACGCATTCCATGTATGACGATGCGTTGGTGGCCCCAATGCCTGGTCTGGTGCTCGATATATTGGTAAAACCCGGCCAAAAAATTGAAAAGGGCGATCATTTAATCACACTGGAAGCCATGAAAATGGAGAACATTTTGCGATCTCAACACTCCGGAATTGTCAGAGAAATTTCAGTTGAAAAATCTGATAAAGTTGAAAAAAATCAAACTTTGATCCTATTTGAATCGTCCGAGGATGCCCATTGA